A DNA window from Arachis duranensis cultivar V14167 chromosome 3, aradu.V14167.gnm2.J7QH, whole genome shotgun sequence contains the following coding sequences:
- the LOC107481396 gene encoding receptor protein kinase TMK1, producing MGKEHHEILIVDDYSQRYNHLRTKNLHTQLKLWDSYTNIMVGWSNLNKRSSDKRKPKEICEERYNVEGKLHDGTRIAIKRMQSGIVAEKGVDEFMAETAVVTIRHRNLVNLMGYCLDENERLLVYEYMPQGTLSRHLFHWENEGLKPLEWKTRLIIALDVARGVKYLHGLAQQTFIHINLKPSNILLGDDMRAKVADFGLVRLAPQGKASFHTKFARTFGYLAPEYAVDHL from the exons ATGGGGAAGGAACATCACGAAATTCTCATAGTCGACGACTACAGTCAAAGGTACAACCACCTGAGAACGAAGAACCTCCACACCCAATTAAAATTATGGGACTCATACACGAACATCATGGTCGGTTGGAGTAACTTGAATAAGAGATCAAGTGATAAACGGAAGCCAAAAGAGATATGCGAAGAGAGGTACAACGTAGAAGGTAAATTGCATGATGGGACAAGGATTGCAATTAAAAGGATGCAATCAGGAATAGTGGCAGAGAagggagtagatgagttcatgGCTGAAACGGCAGTGGTCACAATTCGACACAGGAATTTGGTTAATCTCATGGGGTATTGCTTGGATGAAAATGAGAGACTTCTTGTTTATGAATACATGCCTCAAGGTACTCTTAGTAGACATCTATTCCATTGGGAAAATGAAGGGTTAAAACCACTTGAATGGAAGACAAGACTCATTATTGCTTTGGATGTTGCTAGAGGTGTTAAATATCTTCATGGTTTAGCCCAACAAACTTTTATCCATATAAATCTCAAACCATCTAATATTTTGCTCGGCGATGATATGCGAGCTAAAGTTGCTGACTTTGGATTAGTTCGCCTTGCTCCGCAAGGAAAAGCCTCGTTTCACACCAAATTTGCCAGAACTTTTGGATATCTAGCACCAGAGTATGCAG TTGACCATCTATGA
- the LOC107481433 gene encoding 26S proteasome non-ATPase regulatory subunit 1 homolog A, with translation MATTLVSSAGGMLAMLNESHLSLKLHALSNLNNLVDTFWPEISTSVPLIESLYEDEEFDQHQRQLAALLVSKVFYYLGELNDSLSYALGAGPLFNVSEDSDYVHTLLAKAIDEYASLKTKAAESSESVTVDPRLEAIVERMLDKCIVDGKYQQAMGTAIECRRLDKLEEAITRSDNIQGTLSYCIYVSHSFVNLREYRQEVLRLLVKVYQKLPSPDYLSICQCLMFLDEPEGVASILEKLLRSENKDDALLAFQIAFDLVENEHQAFLLNVRDRLAPPKSQSSTSTQAKPNDIGSEQNATASGPDDIQMTEGDSASVVSVPEDPSETLYAERLTKIKGILSGETSIQLTLQFLYSHNKSDLLILKTIKQSVEMRNSVCHSATIYANAIMHAGTTVDTFLRENLDWLSRATNWAKFSATAGLGVIHRGHLQQGRSLMAPYLPQGGTGGGGSPYSEGGALYALGLIHANHGEGIKQFLRDSLRSTSVEVIQHGACLGLGLASLGTADEDIYEEIKNVLYTDSAVAGEAAGISMGLLMVGTGSDKANEMLTYAHETQHEKIIRGLALGIALTVYGREEEADTLIEQMTRDQDPILRYGGMYALALAYRGTANNKAIRQLLHFAVSDVSDDVRRTAVLALGFVLYSDPEQTPRIVSLLSESYNPHVRYGAALAVGISCAGTGLSEAISLLEPLTSDVVDFVRQGALIAMAMVMVQISEASDSRVGTFRRQLEKIILDKHEDTMSKMGAILASGILDAGGRNVTIRLLSKTKHDKITAVVGLAVFSQFWYWYPLIYFISLAFSPTAFIGLNYDLKSPKFEFLSHAKPSLFEYPKPTTVPTTTSAVKLPTAVLSTSAKAKARAKKAEEQKANAEISSESASVASGTGKGKSSSEKDGDAMQVDSPVDKKSEPEPSFEILTNPARVVPAQEKFIKFMQDSRYVPVKLAPSGFVLLKDLRPSEPEQSSASAMAVDEEPQPPQPFEYTS, from the exons ATGGCGACGACGCTGGTTAGTTCTGCCGGTGGGATGCTGGCGATGCTGAACGAGTCCCATCTCTCTCTCAAGCTTCACGCTCTCTCGAACCTCAACAACCTGGTTGACACATTCTGGCCCGAGATCTCAACCAGCGTCCCCCTCAT AGAGAGTTTGTATGAGGATGAGGAGTTTGATCAACACCAAAGGCAACTTGCTGCACTTCTTGTATCCAAG GTCTTCTATTACTTGGGTGAACTAAATGATTCCTTATCTTATGCCCTTGGAGCTGGTCCTCTGTTCAATGTTTCAGAAGATTCTGACTATGTGCATACTCTTCTTG CTAAGGCCATAGATGAATATGCCAGTCTTAAGACTAAGGCAGCAGAGTCAAGTGAATCTGTTACGGTGGACCCCAGGTTGGAAGCAATCGTGGAGAGAATGTTGGATAA GTGTATCGTAGATGGTAAATACCAGCAAGCTATGGGAACTGCCATTGAATGCAGGAGGTTGGATAAACTAGAAGAAGCAATTACAAGGAGTGACAACATTCAAGGAACTCTTTCATATTGCATATATGTCTCTCATTCCTTTGTGAATCTTCGGGAATACAGACAGGAG GTTCTCCGTCTCCTTGTTAAAGTTTATCAAAAGCTTCCTTCACCAGATTATCTGAGCATTTGTCAATGTCTTATGTTCTTGGATGAGCCAGAGGGTGTTGCAAGCATCCTAGAAAAGCTTTTACGATCTGAAAACAAAGATGATGCTCTGTTGGCTTTTCAAATAGCGTTCGATTTGGTGGAGAATGAGCACCAAGCTTTTCTTCTAAATGTTAGAGATCGCCTTGCTCCACCCAAGTCTCAGTCTTCAACATCTACTCAAGCAAAGCCAAATGACATAGGTTCGGAACAGAATGCTACAGCGAGTGGTCCGGATGACATTCAAATGACAGAGGGTGATTCAGCTTCTGTTGTCAGTGTACCTGAAGATCCAAGCGAAACCTTGTATGCTGAGAGGCTAACCAAAATAAAGGGAATACTGTCTGGGGAAACTTCAATACAATTGACTCTGCAGTTCCTGTACAGTCATAACAA ATCCGACCTCCTTATTCTGAAGACAATCAAGCAGTCTGTGGAAATGAGGAATAGTGTCTGCCACAGTGCTACAATATATGCCAATGCAATAATGCATGCTGGAACTACTGTAGATACTTTCCTCAGGGAAAATTTG GATTGGTTGAGCCGAGCAACTAATTGGGCCAAATTTAGCGCAACAGCTGGTCTTGGTGTTATCCACAGAGGCCATTTGCAGCAAGGAAGGTCACTAATGGCACCTTACTTGCCTCAAGGCGGGACTGGTGGAGGTGGTAGTCCATACTCTGAAGGTGGTGCTCTCTATGCGCTTGGTCTTATTCATGCTAACCATGGAGAGGGAATCAAACAATTTCTTCGTGATAGCCTGCGTAGTACTTCTGTCGAG GTTATTCAACATGGTGCATGTCTGGGTCTTGGATTGGCATCCCTAGGAACAGCTGATGAGGATATTTATGAAGAAATAAAGAATGTTCTATACACTGATAGTGCCGTAGCTGGTGAAGCCGCTGGTATCAGTATGGGATTACTCATGGTTGGAACAGGAAGTGATAAGGCAAATGAAATGCTTACTTATGCACATGAAACACAGCATGAAAAGATTATTAG GGGATTAGCGTTGGGCATAGCTCTTACGGTTTAtggtagagaagaagaagcagacaCTCTGATTGAGCAGATGACACGGGATCAGGATCCAATATTACGCTATGGTGGCATGTATGCATTGGCCCTGGCTTATAGGGGAACCGCAAACAATAAGGCCATTCGGCAGTTGCTGCACTTTGCTGTGTCTGATGTTAGTGATGATGTCAGGAGGACTGCAGTTCTAGCATTAGGGTTTGTGCTGTACTCTGATCCAGAGCAG ACTCCAAGAATCGTTTCCCTCCTATCTGAATCTTACAATCCTCATGTTCGATATGGAGCGGCCCTTGCGGTGGGCATTTCCTGTGCGGGCACGGGTCTCAGTGAGGCTATATCTTTGTTGGAACCATTGACATCGGATGTCGTTGATTTTGTTCGTCAAGGTGCTCTTATAGCGATGGCTATGGTCATGGTTCAGATCAGTGAAGCTAGTGATTCCCGTGTTGGAACATTTAG GCGGCAATTGGAGAAAATCATTCTGGACAAGCATGAGGATACCATGAGCAAGATGGGTGCAATTTTGGCCTCTGGGATCCTTGATGCAGGAGGAAGAAACGTGACCATAAGACTACTCTCCAAGACAAAACATGATAAGATTACTGCAGTGGTTGGTCTTGCAGTTTTCAGCCAGTTTTGGTATTGGTACCCTCTGATCTATTTCATAAGCTTGGCTTTTTCACCCACAGCCTTTATTGGTTTGAACTATGATCTTAAGTCTCCAAAGTTTGAGTTCCTATCACATGCAAAACCTTCACTCTTTGAATACCCAAAGCCCACCACTGTTCCCACCACTACATCAGCTGTGAAACTTCCCACTGCTGTTCTGTCTACATCAGCTAAGGCCAAAGCAAGGGCTAAGAAAGCTGAAGAACAGAAGGCCAATGCTGAAATTTCATCTGAGTCTGCATCAGTTGCTTCGGGAACTGGGAAGGGGAAGTCTTCAAGTGAAAAGGATGGAGACGCCATGCAG gTGGATAGCCCAGTGGATAAGAAATCAGAGCCCGAGCCTTCATTCGAGATTCTTACAAATCCTGCCAGGGTGGTTCCTGCCCAGGAGAAGTTTATTAAGTTTATGCAGGACAGCAGATACGTGCCAGTTAAGTTGGCACCTTCAGGATTTGTGCTTCTTAAAGACTTGCGCCCCAGTGAGCCTGAACAGAGTTCTGCATCAGCAATGGCTGTTGACGAGGAACCTCAACCACCTCAGCCATTTGAGTACACCTCCTAG